CGTAATCGTACTGCCCCAGCGCGCACAGATAGATCTTCGTAAACGTGTTGCACTCGACGACGCCGCCGTGCGCTAGCACCCACTCACGGGCCTTCACCAGCACCGGATGATCCTTCGACCATCCCATCAGCTTCAAAGCAAGATAGGCTTTGACCCCATAACTGATGTTCGACGGCCCACCTGGGAACAGTCCCCAGCCCCCGTCGTCATTCTGATGACGAAGAATCTCATTGATCGCGCGTTCCATCCGGCCCGGTTCGCCGGTTCCCAGCAGCGTATGCATGAAGATGTAGTCAGACTCCAGCATGCTGTCTGCTTCGAGTTCGCCGCACCAGTAACCATCGGGATGTTGCTGTTCGAACAGCCACTTTTTGGCGCGCGTCACACCTTCGGCAATGCGCTCCAGGCCAACATCCATCCGGCCAAAGCGTGGCTGGGCCAGCTGATCGGCGCCCTTCGGATTACTTGCAGATATCCCCATGAAAAACAAACTCTCTGTCTACAAAACTAGTTACCGATACGAAATTCGTTACCGGTTTACTGGTGGAGCAGATGCAATCGCCTGAACGATCTCCGGCGGCAAGCCAAAGCGAACGTTCTCCGGCATCACTTCAACTTCATCGACCGAACCATACCCCATCGTCTGCAGATACTCGACAACGTCCTTTACCAGAACCTCTGGAGCCGAAGCACCAGCCGTCACAGCAACCGTGTCAACCCCATCAAGCCACTCCGGACGAATAGCATCTGCCGTGTCGATGAGGTATGAATTCGTATCCAGATTCTTGGAAACCTCGACCAGGCGATTGGAGTTGGAGCTGTTGGTCGACCCAACAACCAGAACCAGGTCCGCTCCGTGAGCAACATTCTTCACCGCAACCTGCCGGTTCTCCGTCGCATAGCAGATGTCCTGCGAGTGCGGCCCAACGATGTTGGGAAACTTATTCTTGAGCGCCTGAATCATATCCCGGGCCTCATCGAGCGATAAGGTCGTTTGCGTCAGATAAGCCACGCGATTCGGATCTGGCACAACAAGGTCCGCAACCTCCTGCACCGTCGAGACAACCTGAGTCACATCCGGAGCCTCACCCTGTGTACCCTCTATCTCGTCATGGTCACGGTGACCAATCAGCACCAGCGAGTACCCCTGCTTCGCAAATTTAATCGCCTCAACGTGAACCTTCGTCACCAGCGGGCAGGTAGCATCCACCACCTTCAGGCCGCGTTCCTTCGCCCGGTCACGGACCGCCGGCGAAACTCCATGAGCCGAGTAAATCACCCGCGCTCCCTCCGGAACCTCATCAAGTTCGTTGACGAAGATCGCGCCCTTCTTCGCCAGGTCGGTCACAACATAGCTGTTATGAACAATCTCTTTGCGAACATAGATCGGAGCGCCAAAGGTCTCCAGCGCAATCTGCACGATATCGATCGCGCGCACGACGCCGGCACAGAAGCCGCGAGGCTTGAGGAGGAGAACCCGCTTAGTTTTCGTTTTGTTGCCGCTATCGGTTACAACGGCGTGATCAAGGGTGGTTGTAGTCACGTCCCTAGTATACCGCGTTCAACCCCATCTAAGCACAGAATTGAACCATTGTAGGTGCAGCATCACAAGTCGAGAAAGCAACGAAAGTCGCACAAATAATAGAACCTTCTCGAGGTCTCCGGCATCGTCTTGGCGTCGTCCTATGGGTCCGAAACCTAGAGCTTCTGGCCAGCACAGGCCGGGTGACCGCAATCGCACTGCAGCTTCGTCTCACCCTTTGCTGTTTCACAGTATGCTGAACAGTACTTCTGTCCTGCAGGTGGGGTGCATAGACAACCTTTCATAGCGCATTTCTTGGAATCGTCCGACATCTCATCCTCCTGGATAGCATCTCCTCACTCGGATGCGTATGCGGTCTCACAAGATGTGCGGCAAACCATCATCGACTGCTTTCCAATAGGTGTTCTGCGTGTTTGAGACTGGTTTCCGTCAGCTTCGCCCCACTCAACATGCGTGCAATCTCGTGGGTTCGCTCCGAATTCTCCATCCGACGAACCTCTGTCTGCGTGCGGCCGCGTTTCTCCGTCTTTTCAATCAGGAAGTGCTGATCCCCAAACGCCGCAATCTGCGGCAGATGGGTAATACACAGCACCTGCTGGCCCTTCGACAAGGTCTTCAGCTTCCGCCCAACCGCCTCCGCCGCTCGTCCGCCGATGCCAATATCGATCTCATCAAAAACCAGCGTCCGCGGAAGAGCCGACTTCTTCTTCCTCCCCGCCCCTCCCGACGCTGCTTCCTCCACCGTCACCTTCAACGCCAGCATCACCCGCGACATCTCACCACCCGAAGCGATCTCATGCAACGGCTTCATCGGCTCTCCGGCGTTGGTCGCAATCAGACACTCCACCTGATCCCATCCATGCGCGGTCCAGTTCTCCGAAGACTTCTCCGCCGTAACCCGAACATGAAACCGAGTGCTCATTGCCAGGTCATTGATCTGCGCCTCGGCCAGCTTCTCCAGCCGCTTCGCAGCCTCCGCACGTCCACCGGTGAGCTTCGTCGCGACAACTTTGTAAGCCTCCGCATCCCGCTCCTGCTTCGCCTTCAGTTCAATCAGCAGCGCATCGCGATTCTCAACCTCAGCCAGCTGCCGCGCCGCCTTCGCACCAAAGTCGATGACCTCTTTCAAACTCTGCCCATACTTCCGCTTCAACCGATCGAGCGCAGCCAGCCGATCTTCAATCTCTTCCAGCCGCCCCGGCGCAGCG
This Tunturibacter gelidoferens DNA region includes the following protein-coding sequences:
- a CDS encoding 4-hydroxy-3-methylbut-2-enyl diphosphate reductase, whose protein sequence is MTTTTLDHAVVTDSGNKTKTKRVLLLKPRGFCAGVVRAIDIVQIALETFGAPIYVRKEIVHNSYVVTDLAKKGAIFVNELDEVPEGARVIYSAHGVSPAVRDRAKERGLKVVDATCPLVTKVHVEAIKFAKQGYSLVLIGHRDHDEIEGTQGEAPDVTQVVSTVQEVADLVVPDPNRVAYLTQTTLSLDEARDMIQALKNKFPNIVGPHSQDICYATENRQVAVKNVAHGADLVLVVGSTNSSNSNRLVEVSKNLDTNSYLIDTADAIRPEWLDGVDTVAVTAGASAPEVLVKDVVEYLQTMGYGSVDEVEVMPENVRFGLPPEIVQAIASAPPVNR